Below is a genomic region from Virgibacillus dokdonensis.
AATACTTGCAAACAAGCAGCCAAAAGCAAGATTGCCCCTAAATTATTTGGCCCTTGCCTACCGGATTCTAAAGGCTTTCTTAACACAGCAAAATCTTCTTCTTGTAATTGATCTAATAATTTCATTTACATTTCCTCTCCCTTGTTTCTAGCTGAACCAATCTTTTAATTTATGAAAAGCACCTTTCGCTCTATCCATTAAAGACTTATCACTTTTACCTAATTTTTTATTCAATGCCCAGTTAAAAGCTATACCAAACCCAGCTCCAACTGCAGTTCCGACACCTGGAATTGGAATAAAGGCAGTCCCTGCAGCTGTAAAACCAGCTTGCACAGCTCCGCTTATTGCAGTTTCAACTGTTGTGTCTACAGCAGCTCTAGAATATGCTTCTTCTCTTGTTAAACCATCTGCTCTAGCATCGTTATAATTATTGTAATAGCTTAACCCTGCTCCAAGTGGTCCAAGCGCTTTTCCAGCAGTTCTTAAATGCCCATTCCCCAGTATATTTTTGGGATTTATACCACTTATATTGTCTTTTGCTCCATGAACTGTTGATTTTCCAACAGCTTTAAATTTATCCCAATTTGTTGCCTTGTCATTGTAAGCTCTCATTTCGGGATATTCTTTAATTATATTTCTCCCCTCAGGAGACCATACTTGCTTTCCTGTTTTCTTATCATAATAATTTAAAGGAGTTTTTGCTCTTCCTGATTTGCCACTTTGGTATAGTGAATATTTTGCATGTTTATTCGGTTTTATACCTAATTCTTTTAAAGCTGCTTCGCTTGCATTAATACGATAAGTTATCCTTCCGTTTTTTTCATATTTCGATACGCTTAACCCGTCATTTTCAGCTGCTCTAGCTATTGCTTTTGAAGAGGTATACCCAGATATTGAAGGGGCAAGATACGTACTGGTTAAACTACTTAGCTTTTTAAAGTTTTCGTCGTTTTTATAATCACTAAACCTTTCTACACCTGCAGATCCTTTAACGGAGTTCATTGTCTTTTCAATATGTTCTATTAAAGCCTTTGTTTGGGAATTGTGTGATTTTCCTTCATTGGTAAACGAATTAAAATTCTCTTCTAATTCAGTAATAGTCTCAACCACTTCTTTTTCATCCTGTACAATCGTATAAAAAGATGGAATACCTGCACTTGTAATGTCAGAAACATTGTGAATTGCTTTTTGAATACGATCATCTAAATCCCTCAACTTTTGATAATCTATATTTATTTTGATTTGTTGATCGTTTAAGTAGTCACTTTGAATGATCGCATTCTCATGAGAATCTACATTTGAATGAAATGCTTCTAAATGATCTTTTAGATTGTGATTCAAGTCGGTAAACAATTCAGTAAGTGCTTCAATAATTCCATGCTTATGGAAGCTATCGAAATAACCTTTAGCGTTCTTTGCTGCCTTTCCAGAGAAAGTATCCATTCCAATAATTTGTTCGATATTAGTTGATATTTCTTTCAAACTTGATTTAATATGAGTAGATACCTTTTGGAAGTCACTAGAAAACTCGATAACCTCTGATATATCCACTTTATTCCCCATCTAAACCCTCCTTTCGTTATAAATGTTCCATCAGTCACTAGTTATCTTAGACGTTCCCTTACTTAACTCTTCATCTTTTTCTTTCATACTTTCTCCTATATTTTTCAATGTGTCTATATCATTACTTAAAAGAGTTACGTATCTTTCCAGTATAGTCATTGCTTTAACCGCATTTTCCAAATCATTAGTAAACGGCGTAATATCCGTTTTATCAAAAGTCCAATTCTTATTAGTACTACTGTTTATATTGGAAACAGCAGCTTTTAACCTAGAAACATTCTCCCGAAAAACTTCTATGTTTATACCTACTTGCTCCCCCATTTAATCTACTCCCTTTCCTTTGCCCTTATTTGACTCTCCAGTGAATGGAGAGAGCTTTGCAGATTATTTAATCCTGCTGCATATGAAGCTTGATTGGCCTCATACCTTCTAATATCACTATCAATAGTCTCTTTTGCATCCATCGATTTAGATAAATATTGCTGAATACTATCTCTATATAAGCTATACTTATTATCATACGTATCTTTATTATTTCCTCTCCATCTTCTGCCATCTTTCTCTAACTGATCAATGGATTTTTTAGTTGTTCTTAAATGTGTAATATTAGTTTCCAATGTATTAGAAGCTTCCTGTAACCTGCTAACCTTATCTTGCAAAACTGATATTTCATTCCTTGCATTATTCATACCAAGTAACACAGTCCTTCTCTGCTCACGCAAAAGACTTAATGATGTGCTCATCCCTCACTCCCCCTTATTCAGGTATTTTCAATTTTGTATGCTGATGATCCATTGCTAAATAACATTCAAATGGGTTTGGATATTTTTCCTGTCTAATAAATGGTTGCTTGAATATATCCTGATCGCCAAGTCGCATACTCATCAATCCTACTATGGCTTGCGAACGTATATACTTAGCAACTTGTTCAAAGCTCAGTCCAATATAACTGTAATCCCCTATGAATATGAAATGGATGCCGGCCTTTTTGCCCTGTTCTATTAGAAGGGTTATTTCATCCACTTCTAATTGAGTACGATCACAAAAATCTTTTACATCGGCAATAAGAACAAGCCACCTAACATTCTCCCCCGTTGTCTGTTTAGTACGGATGTTAATTTCTGTCATAAGATCATTTTTCACAGAAATAACTCCTTCTTTTTCAGATATATATGCATGTAGGCTTTTTCCAATATCGGACAGTTGTTGTTCTGCCGTATCAATTAACATCGTTTGATAAAAACCAGAAAGAAGAGACACATTTTTTGCTAATGATTGACGTAATCTATCTAAACCATCTTGCCGGTCACTTACAACAGTTAAATGACCATGTTGGATTGGATCAAAAGCAAGTGGTTGTACTTCCTCAAATTCCAATCCTAGGGGGACTTGCATTCCCTTTACAAGCTGTTTCGTCTTTCTATTGTTTTTAAACTTCTCAAAGTCAACCACTCCTTCAGGCATCATCGGAATTTCCTCTGGTAATTCACCATCCCAGAATGCTTCCATTTCTTTTGCAGTTGCTTGAATCGCATCAATAATTGCTAATGTCTCTTCACCTTCTGCAGGAAGCATGGTTTGGAATAATGCTGGTTCGTCCAGCTTAATCATCCCTCTTCCTGGTATTTCTTCAATTTCAATCTCTGTCCTACCGACAATTCCACGAGCCTCGGTTTCTTCAATTAAATAAAGTGGAATTTGAGTTTTAATATTCGACAATAACGGCATGCGCATGGCACTTTGTCGTCCGGCACTAATGGCTAGATGAATGCCAATACTTGCACCCTCTCTAGCAATTTGCGTAATTAGCTTTTCGAACTCATCAGAGAATGCTGCATCACGGACAGAATCATAGTTATCAATAACAATTAATTGATTTTCCACTATATCTCCGCTCGCTTTTTCATACATATCCATACTTGCAACGCCATAATTGCTTAACTTCTGTTTCCGTTCCTTGATTTTACTGCTCATAAGACGGATGAATTTAGCTACTTTCTCTTCCTCATCCAGTAGCATCGTATCCGCAACATGTGGTAACGTTTTTAACGGTAATAAACCATTGGTACCAAAATCTAGTAAGTACACATGTAAATGTTCGGGATGGTGCTGATGCACAAGATTCATAGTAACTGTTTGCAAGAACGTTGATTTTCCGTAGCCCGGGCTGGAAAAAACAGCAATATGTCCATGCTTCGTTAAATCAAGCGTAAGTGGCGATTGCGATTGCAATTCTGGCTGGTCTAGTAAACCTAATGTAACAACTAGCGATTTCTTGCTTTCCTCTTGCCACACTTCTTTAAAATGAACATCATGTATTTCCTTTGGCAATATTCGTTCTGGTAACGGCGGAAGCCATGGTCTTGGAAGAGGATCAATTTGGCATTTTTCTGTGTAAGTAGCAATGTAATCAATCACCGCTTCCAATTCAGTTGGTTTTTTCTCCACATCTTGTTTATTGGCCAATCCACTTAAATCCTCGGTAAGAATATCATATTGACCTAAGTCATTAATCGCATAAACCGTTGTATCTATAAATTCATGATCTTCTTTATCTGGCACGTAATCTGCGCCACTCCACGCACTTTGAAACAGTTCATAGATTTCATTGTTCCCAACTTGCAAGTACGCCCGTCCTGGTAACGTAATCTCCGCTGCATCAGGTGTTTTCAATATTTCATTCGAATCACTCGCATTTTGTACTTTGAGCGCCAATTTAAATTTTGAGTTCGACCAAATTTGGTCATCGACAACTCCACTTGGCTTTTGTGTTGCAAGGATAAGATGGATACCAAGAGAACGCCCAATTCTCGCAGTGGATACAAGCTCTTTCATAAAATCTGGCTGTTCGGATTTCAGTTCTGCAAATTCGTCCGAAATCAAAAACAAGTGTGGCATCGCTTCGCTTGCTTTACCTTGCTTGTAAAGCTTCTGATATTGATTAATATGATTGACATTATGCTCCCCAAATAGCCGTTGACGTTTTTGCAGCTCTGCTTTTATCGAAGCGAGCGCCCGCATTGATTGCGCTTTATCCAAATTCGTTATCGTTCCTAACAAATGTGGCATGTCATGAAATAAATTTGCCATTCCACCGCCCTTATAATCTATGAGTAAAAAGGCAACTTCATAAGGATGAAAATTGATCCCTAAAGACAAAATATAGGACTGAATAATTTCAGATTTCCCTGAACCAGTTGTACCAGCAACAAGACCATGTGGACCATGAGCCTTCTCATGTAAGTTTAATTGAACGATATCTTCTTTACCCCGAAGACCTAATGGAACGGCTAAACTTTTATACGTTTCATTCACCTTCCAACGATGTTCAATATTTAAATCCGTTACATTTTCCACATCATACATTTCTAGAAAAGTCACTTTTTCAGGTATAGAGTTTTTTAGATTTTGTAGATGATTGATCGGTGCCAAGGCACGGGTTATTTCTTCCTTATCAAACCCTTCCGGATAATGATCCAGATGGAATTTTTTATTCACTAATTCTCCTTCTTCTAATAAAATGTTTCCATGCTTTGCATCACGAATGTCGATAACCGTTTTCACATGTTCTGGAAGTGCCTGCATGACATCTTGCACAAATACTAAGGATACACCAATTTCACTTAGATCTTCATTGAAAAATTCCATAATAATATGATCTAATATCATCTTCTCATCTGTAATAAGTACGATATAATGGGGAGAAAAATAAAGCTTTTCATTTTTGTTCGTTTTCTCTTCTATGGTTTGTCTACGTTCTTTTAATAATTGGTACAAGGAATACAACACTTGATCACGAGAACGTTCGTGATATATAAACCCGCGCACGTTAACATCTCTTAAACTAGCATGTGGTAGCCAGCGCATCCAATCCCATTCTTGCTTTTCTTCTTCTGGAAAAATTGTAATAAATTGCACGTCGTGATAACTATGAAATAATGCAAGTTGTGTAACTAATAACTGCAACTGCTCTAACACAAGCGGACGATGACCGATATAGCCAACAGGTCCTTTGGTTAATGATGTAACAACGGGTACATTTTCAATTTCTTTATATTGAGATAAAAGCTCTCTTGCTTGATCTATAAGTTCATCCTTTTCTTGGGTAAATTCTTCATCATTAAAGTCAATTTTAAAGCTAGATGAAACCGTTCCTAAACCCGCACGAAAATGCAGGAAATCATGCTGATACATGGTTTTTTCATAAATTCTTGCCTCCATATTTCTAACCATATCTCTAATCGTTACGATATCAGGATAATGATAAAATAAAGCGTGGCGTTGCTCCTCACTTACTAAGTGCAGTTCTTTCGTTTTCCGTTGCAAATACGCTTTATATGTCTCTTCACGATGTTTCATATCCGCTTTATATTTTTTAACACTTTTCACATAGGAAGTAATCGAAAATATTATCGTGACAATGGTAATCGATAGCATCACGATGATGTAAACCCCTCTAGGTTGAATTAGTGAAATAACAATCAGTGCTACAACCATTACTATTGGAGGTACGATCGTTCTTGCCAATTGTTCACTAGGCTTTGAAGGCTTATGTGCTGGTTTAGCAATCGTTCGATCTTCTTCAGGTTCCCGATAAATAATTCTAGGTGAACGATGATAATCTGGATACTCCCCGCTGTAAGGAGTAGTCACTTCTACCAATTCCACAAGCTTACTTGTAAAATCAAGATGTGATGTCATCACTTGTAATTCCTTTTCACCTACGCAAAACATCGTTCCAGCAACAAATAATTGGTCTCCAGGACATACGACTGCTTGCTTTTCAACAGCCTTAAAGTTATGAAAAATGGTTGCACCATTATTTTCTAGCTGAAAAGTAAACCCATTTTCCTGTCTGTGCAAGACGAAATCAACAGACGAATTAGGTAGCATAATATCGTCATATGAATGCGTGCCAACCGTTATTGTTTCTGCACCTGCAGCGTCATAGAATCTGGTTTCTTCCCTATGTAACAAATATAATTCCAACAGATGATCCGCTTCAGGGAGAGACAGTTGTTTTTCTAATTTCGCTTCCCCAATAAAAGCCTCGTTGCCATTCCACATTAGTTTATGTGTTTGCTCTAAGTTGGAAAAAGTTATATTATCTGACCAGCTATTACCAATTATCATTTCCTTTTTTTCTTGATCTGGTAAATGGCATTTATGCAATTGATTATCATAAGTGACCATGAGTATTTTGTTTGCCATTACGTTTCTCCCTCTCTAAAACGTTACAATATAAAATATGTGGACAGTTTCTGGACGCCAATGTTTATACCACGCAAGATACACGGCGCTTGATGTCATACCTGTAATGAGCGTGTGTATCGATGAAGCAACACGAAAGATTAATTTAATAGATGGCTAAAAAGCTATTTTTCCTTTTCTTTATCACCACTATCTTCTTTCTTTTTATTGTCCTCATTTGATTGCGCTTCTTGTTCTGTTTGGTTAGTATCTTCCGCCTCTGACTCACTTGCCGGTACTATTTCTTCATCCTCGTCTTGTAAATCAAACTCCTCACGGTACTGTTCTAATTCATCTTGTAACTTTTTAACAGTCTTTTCTCTCTCTGATCCTGTTAAGTCTGGATTGTTTTTAGCTTCCTCTATCTTTTGAATAAGTCCGTGTATAATTAAGACAGGGTCATCAATGTACTTGGCCTTTTCAAGCGATGTATCAAATTCTCCCCTGCCATTGTAAATCCAATAGGTTAAGTAATCAGGATCACTTTTCAAACTGACATTTTTTAAAATAACTTCCTTCTCTGCATCAGGTAAGTTTTCCACGTTAATATAGGAATGAGCTAAAATATACATCGTTTGAATCGGTAGCTTTTCTGGATCTTCCCCCTCTAAAGTGGAAATAACATCGCCATAGGAAGAAGCCAAATACTCACCGTGAGCTTCTAATAGATTATCTTGGTAAGGTGCTTTTATAATGCCGTAATAAATGACGGGAACGGTTAACAATACGGAAACGATAATCATAATAATGGAAAGTTGCTTAAATAAACGAAAGCGTTTCGTTGGTACAACTGTCATCGTTTGTTCTGTTTTGACTTGTTCTTCCTGATAACTTTTATACAATAAATCTTTGAGCTCTGCTAAGTCGGCTACTTCACTTACCTGTCGTTGAAATTCGGTTTCCGTTGCATTTTGTAACGACCCATGATAAAGCTGATCAAAATTAAATTTTTTAGAGAATAAAGCGATCACATAGCATTTTAATTGTTTTAAAAAATCTGCTTCATCCCATTCATAAGGTGGTACAAGCTTGCGAATCCCTCGATAGATAACAACAGGCATCAGATTATCATTAACCATCAGGTTATCAGGATGAAGAACAAAGGTTATCCTCGTGTTCAAAATAGGCTCTAATTGAAACATGTTGCACAGTAATCGTAATTTTTCATTTCTATGTAATTGCAGTAGTTGATCCCAGTTTTTCCATCTAGGCTCTAACTTAAATGTAAATTGAAATGCATCTTTTTCTTCCTCTATAGTGAGCGGGGCAAAAAAATCAGAAGGATGTAACATGATATCCATTTGGCGAACATCATGTACAGCGGTTTGTGATTTCGGTAAACGCATTTTCCAATTAGTTTGATCCATTTCAAATTGCAATGTGAGGTTTTCAAATTCGATTGTTTTTTCCTTCATTTCCCATTAACTCCTTTGTCCTCCAGTAAAAATGCATATTCCGCTTACAACACGACATATTGTGTCAAGCTCGATCATTTTAGCCATATGTTTCTTGTTATTGAACAACTAATATATCTCCATCTGTAACAGGGTAATTGACGATATAATCATCATCTGCAATGAACAGTTTCTTCGTGGTAACTTTGATGGCATAGTAAGAATGCTCTGGTAGCGTAATATGTAGGGCATCTGTTACATAATAGAGTAATTGTTTTACCGTTAATTGTGTGGGGATACGGAGGTCGTAAACTCCGCATCCAATGTTGTTAAAATCCATTGTCACATTAATATGGGTATCTTGTGCCATTTGTTATTTCTCCTAATTTAACATTTTTTGCATCATTACATAGATTCCACCACATAAAAGTAAAGCAAAACCTGTTAACACATATAACCATGTATTACTAGATTGGCTTGTCTCTGCTATCTGATCTTTATTCGGCTTCGAGGTAGATGCGGCAATCTCTTCATAATCTTTCGTGAACAGGTCGTCTTTAACGGAATCCAATGTCTTATTTGTTTGCACATCCTTTGCAAAGAGATCTGACTCCAGTTCTTCTAAAGACTGCTGCTGCTCCGCTTTCTTTTCAGCAATGATTTTAGATGTTTCTTCTGTAAATAGTGTAGGGAAAATCTTTTCTAACTCTGTTTCCTGGTTAACTGTATTTTTCTTATCATCTTCCACAATACGGTCAATTTTCATTTCTAAGTCTCCATCACTATCGGCACTAGCCGCTGGTGTTTGGTATCCCCAAACAACCAGCACGCTAATAACAAGTGTGAGGGTCGCTTTAACTAGCCTCTGCTTCTTTTTCATTGCCCACATCCCCTTTTTGTGTTGAGCGATGTACAACAAACAAATTGGCTAAAGCACCTACTATTACAACACCAATCATAATAAAGATGGACGCGGAGTAATTAGCTTCTCCTTGTACAACACGAAACAAAAGGGTTTCAACATATTGCAGTGGCGAGAATTCTTTCCACGTCTCCATTCCTTTTATACCTGTTCCAAAAGCATTTGTTAAGAACAGATATAGACTGAGCACCACTAAAAGTATAAACATACCAATCATTTTAACTTGTCTTAATAAATAAGTGGAAAAAAGTAACATTCCCGTAATTAATAAGACAATAAGCGTTGTAAGCATTAACATATCACTATCAGCAATTTCCATTGTATAACTAGATACAACACCAATCACAATACCTTCTAATACGCCAATACCAATCGTTATAAGTGTAATTGGTATGTTCAGGCTCATTATTGTTTTTCCTTCCGAAAATGGATCTCTCTCCATACGCTTCTGGTTTATTGTTGAAATAACATAGGCTGTAAACAAGACAACAATGAAACAGATTAACACAAGATAGTATGGTGTAAATGAATCACTGGATGTAATCGTTCCTTCATTACTTGTTTGAACTGGATTGGATAAGAAATCATATAAGTCTTCATTTTGCCTGTCACCAATACGACTATTTGCTAATACACCAGTGAAGTTCTCGGCAAAATTCTCATCATCCATTAATTTATTTGTCATATTTTCTGACAACGTTTCTACTTGTTGAACAATATCATCGCCACTTTCTTGAATCGTCGTCGCTTGCTCATTAATACTATCGAAAGTATCATAAACTACATCACCTTCATTTACATTTCTCTGTGCTTGCTCCGACAAAGATTGACTAGCTGATAGTAGTGGCTGAAAGCTGTCATCCAAGGAAACGATGGCAGACTGCTCTTCATCTTCTTTTGTTTGAATTTGTTCTTGAGATTCCAGTAAGTTCAAGCTTTTCTCTCGCCAAGCTTCTACATTACTTAAAGTTGTTTCAAGACTTTTATTCAAGACCCTAGCCCTTTCAGCAGTTTCATCTATTTTATTCACTAAAGCATCCGCATTGCTGTTCATTAATGCAACTTTCTCTTCATGAATTTCTATTTGAGCTTGTAATTGTTCCCATGGAGTGCGGATTTCTTTAGCCACTTCATCACTAATTTGTAAGACTATATAGTCTTTGATTAAACCAGGAACATCTTTTTTATTAAAAAGATAATATAACGAATCTTTAGTAGCTAATTCTTTTAAAGGTTTACCTTTAATTTGTTCCGGTAAATTCGCCCCCCCCATATGCAAACCAAAATAACTTTCGTAGGTTGAGAATAGTTTTTGGTAAGGGGTTACCGTGTTCGTTACAGCTTTAATTAATTGATTCGTCGCTTTATCCATTCCTTCCATCGGAGTCATAATTTCATGGTTAATGCGATTATTAATGACTTTAACTCTTTTGGTTGCTGGTTTTAGCTTCTCAAGCGGGACACTATCTTCTTCGTCCGATGGTTCATCCTCATCTGAGACATCCCCGCCCCCTGGCTCGTCCGGATTATTATTTCCAGGTGTTTCTCCATCCTCACCTAAACTTCCACCTTCTTCAGAATCGCTCTGTTCATCGCTTCCCTCAGACTTTTCTTCTGAAGTTGGTTTTTGCTTCGCTTTATTATCTGAAGTGTCAACATTTTTTCCTTGTTGCTCCACCTCTACCTCTGCATTCGCAACAAGTGGTGTTTCTGCTGTTTCAATTTGGGCTGTTTCAGGAACATCTACATTATTAATATCTTTTTGATGAAGCTTCCACTTCCAAGGAATTGGTTGGAATATGTCTATATTTGAATTTTTATCACGCAACCGTAGTGTAACCTGAACGGTAAATACACCTTCTTCATTCGCTGGAAGAATAATTTCACCATCATAATATTCTCTTGTATAATCTTCTTCGCCAATACCAGGAATGGTAAGATGTAAGTTTTCCACATTATATTTTTCGAGAATACGCTTTGGTATTTTTAATTTGAATGTTTGTGCTGATTTTTTATTTTTTGGCAACTTGACGGAATCAGACATCGTCATCCCTGAAGTATGCAACTTTTCTTTTAGTTTGTTTATCTTATATGATAGGAGTTTGGTTGGGTCACCACCCGGGTTAAGATTTTCATCTTTGCCTAAGCCGTCTTCATTCATATATTTTTCTGTTACCGCAATAACATTTCTAATTTCCTTGATTGTCCGCTTTGGCAAACCGACTTCTTCAAAGTCCTCCATATCCATTGAAGGTAATCTTCTTATGTGCTTATGAATATTGTCTTTTGCATGAACAGCTGGCTTTTTTAAAAGCATATTTACCAGTTGATCATCTTTACCCAGCTTATTGGTAAGTAGTCCATCTAAACGATCTGAAATTACCCCAGTAAAACCGCCCCAATATTCTGGGTTTATTCGTTTTTCAATATCATTATACGTTTTCTGGACTTGCGTTAATGAATCATCTAAATGCTTCCTTAATACATTCGCTCTTGTTGCAATATTACCCCCGGGATTACTTTTATACATTACAGAATTCACAGGTGGTTTAATTTCTTCCATACCGCCGTTATTCTGTAATTGTTCATTAATCAATTTATTTGCCAACTGTAAACGTTCCAACTCTTGTTCTACTTCCTGTTGCTTTAAGGAGCGATCAAATTCATTTAAAGTTTGATAGAATTCGAGAATTTGCGTATTATTTTGCTCTTTTAATTTTTTAACATCATGAACAGATGACAAATAATCTTCATCCAGTTCTGCATCATCTAACAGCTCTTTTTCAAAGTTATTCATTATTTCCTGAAAGCCTTGAAAGCTATCCTTCGATACCTCTGTGCTATCTTTTATCGTGCTAAATTGATTGGTATAATTATCTAAAGGATTATACACTTCACTGCTCATAGTGTTTGTAAATACGGCTTGTTTTTCAATAATGCCACCAATATTATCCTGCGCATTCTGCAGATTTCCGACAATACTTGCAAAATAAACGTCAATAATCCTACGATTAAATTGATTAAGAATATTACTGGCTGTTTTTTCTGCTTCCGCTTTTATTTGCTCATTATCCGTTGCGTTAATCTTATAATTTAAAACGACTTGGTCTGGCGATTCCGAATCAATAGATAGCGCTTTTTCGGAAAAATCATTAGGAATCACAATCATCATGTCATATGTACCACGTTTTAAGCCACTTTCTGCTACCCCGCGGCTAACTACAAACCACTCATGATTGTCTTCATTGTTCACCCCTTGGACGAAAGCCTCTCCAAAAGCTAGTTCTTGTCCATTTAAGATAGACCCCTCATCTTCATTAACAAGCGCTACAGCCATTGCTTTATTTGATTCTGATTCATCCTTTTCTGTTTGTTCTTGTTGACTTAAAGCAAGATAGGATAAGCCTGATGCTAAGATAACGATTAATACTAAAAACAGGAACCAGCGTTTATCCAATTTTTTCATAACAAACAGCTCCTAGAAGTTTCACAATTTATTTTGTTACATGAATCACTAATCGCAAAATCTTGTTCGTTTTTTTATACTATCTTTCCAAAACAGAAGCTGCACAACTTAAGCCGTGCAGCTCTCATAATGAGTCACGAAACGTTGTTTACGACAATTTTTCGCTCATATATAAGCCTTATCTAAGTCCAAAATTTTGGGACAATGCTTCGTCTTGTTGTGCAACAGCCTCAGCAGTTTTTGTTAATTGCATCTCAATTTCTTTCATTAAATGAGCAAAATCTTGCACTTTAGGCTTCAATTCGCGGAATTGATCATCAAAGCGTTCGAAAGCACGACCTTCCCATTCACCGCGCAGCTCCTCTTGTAGGTTTGATAGATCTCTTAGAATTTGTTCAATTTGATCAGAACTCGCCCCATACCGTTTTGCTTTTGCCTGTAGCTGTTCAGGCGTCATACGAATTTGTCCTGCCACTACATCTCATCTCCCTTTGTTAATTTACTTTAGAGGCAAAATTAAATTAGTGAACCTCTTTCTACAAGACTAATCAACCGAATTTTCTATGTCAATTGACTATATGCATTTTTTGGATAATTGATAATAAAGACCCATTTTATACAGAATGTACATTTTTCACATGGTAAAAATAGGAAATAAGTACCTCGTCCAAAACAGGACTAATGTCCCGATATAATGTTTACTCCATTAAATGCTCAACTGAAGAGAGCTGATTCATGTAATAGAATCAGCTCTAAACCTCTCCTATAAAAGCACCTTCGAATAGTACGCAAAAATAACGAATAATCTACCAAAAGAAAAATGGTAATATGGCTAATGATGCAATTGCACCTAAAGCAACACCGTAGCCGAATCCATATCCAAATCCATAAAAACCAAAACCAAAGCCTCCCAGTCCACGTCCTCTATCTAACGGCCTCATGTAAACTCGGTTTGGGCTCACTTTTTCAATGATACCTCGATGAACTTTCCCGCAATGTGTTTTAATCTCTACGGCCTTTCCCATATGACGTTGACATAATGAATAATAATGCGAACCTGACATATAAATTTCACCCCCAATGTATAAGTCAGATACAACATCATATGAGATAGTAATTAGCCCTGTAAAAGACAAATTACTCAGGTAATCAGCGGAAAATTAATGTTAAAAAGTTTCCTTTAGCAAAATTCAGCTTGTCGTCCAGTCTTAAGGCGTAAGCTATTTTTCTTATACTACAAACCTTAAAAAATTTTTTGGCTTTCCTAGAGTGTAAAAAATTGTAGGGATATTAGTATGTATAGCGCCATTTAACGAAATTTCTTTCAAATAAATTCAAGCATAATAGGTGATCACCCATATCATTTCCATT
It encodes:
- the essC gene encoding type VII secretion protein EssC, with product MANKILMVTYDNQLHKCHLPDQEKKEMIIGNSWSDNITFSNLEQTHKLMWNGNEAFIGEAKLEKQLSLPEADHLLELYLLHREETRFYDAAGAETITVGTHSYDDIMLPNSSVDFVLHRQENGFTFQLENNGATIFHNFKAVEKQAVVCPGDQLFVAGTMFCVGEKELQVMTSHLDFTSKLVELVEVTTPYSGEYPDYHRSPRIIYREPEEDRTIAKPAHKPSKPSEQLARTIVPPIVMVVALIVISLIQPRGVYIIVMLSITIVTIIFSITSYVKSVKKYKADMKHREETYKAYLQRKTKELHLVSEEQRHALFYHYPDIVTIRDMVRNMEARIYEKTMYQHDFLHFRAGLGTVSSSFKIDFNDEEFTQEKDELIDQARELLSQYKEIENVPVVTSLTKGPVGYIGHRPLVLEQLQLLVTQLALFHSYHDVQFITIFPEEEKQEWDWMRWLPHASLRDVNVRGFIYHERSRDQVLYSLYQLLKERRQTIEEKTNKNEKLYFSPHYIVLITDEKMILDHIIMEFFNEDLSEIGVSLVFVQDVMQALPEHVKTVIDIRDAKHGNILLEEGELVNKKFHLDHYPEGFDKEEITRALAPINHLQNLKNSIPEKVTFLEMYDVENVTDLNIEHRWKVNETYKSLAVPLGLRGKEDIVQLNLHEKAHGPHGLVAGTTGSGKSEIIQSYILSLGINFHPYEVAFLLIDYKGGGMANLFHDMPHLLGTITNLDKAQSMRALASIKAELQKRQRLFGEHNVNHINQYQKLYKQGKASEAMPHLFLISDEFAELKSEQPDFMKELVSTARIGRSLGIHLILATQKPSGVVDDQIWSNSKFKLALKVQNASDSNEILKTPDAAEITLPGRAYLQVGNNEIYELFQSAWSGADYVPDKEDHEFIDTTVYAINDLGQYDILTEDLSGLANKQDVEKKPTELEAVIDYIATYTEKCQIDPLPRPWLPPLPERILPKEIHDVHFKEVWQEESKKSLVVTLGLLDQPELQSQSPLTLDLTKHGHIAVFSSPGYGKSTFLQTVTMNLVHQHHPEHLHVYLLDFGTNGLLPLKTLPHVADTMLLDEEEKVAKFIRLMSSKIKERKQKLSNYGVASMDMYEKASGDIVENQLIVIDNYDSVRDAAFSDEFEKLITQIAREGASIGIHLAISAGRQSAMRMPLLSNIKTQIPLYLIEETEARGIVGRTEIEIEEIPGRGMIKLDEPALFQTMLPAEGEETLAIIDAIQATAKEMEAFWDGELPEEIPMMPEGVVDFEKFKNNRKTKQLVKGMQVPLGLEFEEVQPLAFDPIQHGHLTVVSDRQDGLDRLRQSLAKNVSLLSGFYQTMLIDTAEQQLSDIGKSLHAYISEKEGVISVKNDLMTEINIRTKQTTGENVRWLVLIADVKDFCDRTQLEVDEITLLIEQGKKAGIHFIFIGDYSYIGLSFEQVAKYIRSQAIVGLMSMRLGDQDIFKQPFIRQEKYPNPFECYLAMDHQHTKLKIPE
- the essB gene encoding type VII secretion protein EssB translates to MKEKTIEFENLTLQFEMDQTNWKMRLPKSQTAVHDVRQMDIMLHPSDFFAPLTIEEEKDAFQFTFKLEPRWKNWDQLLQLHRNEKLRLLCNMFQLEPILNTRITFVLHPDNLMVNDNLMPVVIYRGIRKLVPPYEWDEADFLKQLKCYVIALFSKKFNFDQLYHGSLQNATETEFQRQVSEVADLAELKDLLYKSYQEEQVKTEQTMTVVPTKRFRLFKQLSIIMIIVSVLLTVPVIYYGIIKAPYQDNLLEAHGEYLASSYGDVISTLEGEDPEKLPIQTMYILAHSYINVENLPDAEKEVILKNVSLKSDPDYLTYWIYNGRGEFDTSLEKAKYIDDPVLIIHGLIQKIEEAKNNPDLTGSEREKTVKKLQDELEQYREEFDLQDEDEEIVPASESEAEDTNQTEQEAQSNEDNKKKEDSGDKEKEK
- a CDS encoding EsaB/YukD family protein, producing the protein MAQDTHINVTMDFNNIGCGVYDLRIPTQLTVKQLLYYVTDALHITLPEHSYYAIKVTTKKLFIADDDYIVNYPVTDGDILVVQ